In Acipenser ruthenus chromosome 25, fAciRut3.2 maternal haplotype, whole genome shotgun sequence, the sequence GGTCAGTGAGACTGAGCGCGTGCacacagagaggcagagaggcacacagacagacagacagacagacagacagacagagacaggcagacacacaagcagacagacagagaggcagagaggcacacagacagagaggcagacagacagacagacagaggcaggcagacacacaggcaggcagacagacagagaggcaggcagacagacagacagagacaggcagacacacaggcagacagacacaggctGGTGTCCGTGACAACGCGCTCTGTCACAGATGCACACACGGGGGGACGGGACACTGACCTCTTGCCCTCGGGGGTGAGGATGTCCTTGAGCCATGTGTACGTCATGAAGTACATCCCACTGGCCGGCacgtctgagagagagagggggagaggagaggagaggaggggagagaggagaggagaggagtcaGTGTTTCAGACAGCATTTGTTTCTGTCATGAGAGTGTACACGGgggggtgtgggtgggtgtgtgtgtgcgtgtgtgggtgggTGCGTGCGTGGGTgcgggtgtgtgcgtgtgtatgtgtgggtgtgtgggtgggtgcgtgcgtgggtgtgtgtgtgtgtggagggtgtgTGGGTGATTACCTCTCATGAGAGTGAGCACTGTGCCCTTGTAGATCCCTCTCACTCCAGACTCTCTGTAGAGCTGCTTCACACAGTCCATGGGGCCGGTGTACTTCAACTCCCCCGACGCAGCCTGGATCTGAGACAGACACAGAACTGAGCTGTACACTcgctctgagacacacacacacacacatgcacacgcacacacacgcacacacgcacacacacaaactcactctctctctcacacacacatagtgcTAAACAATTGAAACCATCAGGAGATGGAGTTTGATGTTCCTCCCCTCTACCTGCAAGAGGCACTTGATTCGCTCGCCCGGAGCCATGATGACTGTCGTGAAAACACCGGACAGCATCCCCGCCACGAACAACTGGGggtacctgagagagagagagagagagagagagagagacagggagagagagagagacagggagagagagagagagagagagagagcgagagagagagagagagagagagagcgagagagagaggtcaCAGCCGGGAACACACctgctatagacacacacacacacacacacacagcagtattGGGGTACTCACGACAGCACATCGTCGGGGCTTCTCTGTTGCAGCTTCTTGCCGAGTCCGAACCCAAAGAAACACACAGCGAACATTGGGGTGACCCCGATGATGGGAGCCACCATCCCCCTGTACAGACCACTCACACCCtggggagagagcagagagagggggtgagagacagACACGAGTGCCGAGGGCCTGGAAACGGGTTAGCTAGCCATGATGCTGAACCAcgaagacccgacttgacaaagctttgagatcaaccagctacttgGAAGACCTCGTGCTAttcctctgctctctcccctccGCTCCTCACCTCCTTGATCAAGGTCTTCTTGAAGCAGTCGAAGGTCCCAGAGTACAGGAGTGGCTGTCCAGGGGCCGGCTTGGGCTGCGTCTGCAAGCGCACCTGGGGAGAGAGGGGCAGGGTCACAGGGAcaggaataagactcctattgcacagcagtgtcacccattccagggtttACTGCCAGCTTCATCAGCCACAGTGTGCAGGTAGCAAGCTCagcttattaaactcacagtgaaaccaggaaaggatcaaaCCGCTGAGCAACAAGGGTGTTACTTCCATCCCGAGTAAGAatcgagaggagaggagaggggctgtgctgagctgagctgagctgtgctgtgctgtgctgagatAAGCTAGGCTGTGCTGAGCtatgctgggctgggctgggctgtgctgtgctgtgctgtgctgtgctaagCTGAGTTGAGCTAGGCTGTGCTGAGATAAGCTAGGCTGTGCTGGGATAAACTAGGCTGTGCTGAGCTatgctgtgctgggctgtgctgtgctgtgctgtgctaagATGAGTTGAGCTAGGCTGTGCTGAGATAAGCTAGGCTGTGCTGAGCtatgctgggctgggctgggctgtgctgggctgtgctaAGCTGAGTTGAGCTAGGCTGTGCTGACCTCAGCTCAGCGCACTACAGGGACCCCTGTATTATTACATGACCAGGGTCTCATGTTTTGTTCATTCATGGTCCTGACCTTGCTAAAGCTCTTGTAATGCATTTCATAGCGCTGCCCCCCccccgcaaaaaaaaaatctgctcctGTTATTCTGTACTGACACGTGACTGTGGAATGTAACTGGGTGAAAGGTTGCTCAGAAAAAAAGGAGGTCATATATTTAGAAGAGAAAACATAACCTGACACATAACAGAAGCTGTGTGTATTGTTATAGTGCTGTATTGAACTTCCTCAGTTATGAGTTATTTActagtaaaatacatttataccGTACATACATCAATGCTGTAAATGTGACAGCGCTAATTTAACTAAACCACGACCCTAAACCTGCCACTTATAAACGGTGTgcagatacacacatacagacgCATTCCAGTGAGACTGAGCTCTTCACAGCAGAGTACACGTCAGATTATTCACGGCTCGGCTACACAGCAGATATGAAGACTAAAGCTTAATAACTTTGATATAGTttttaatttctaattgttccTATTTTTCCTCCTTCTTACCTTGATCGTGTCGAGGGGGTGTCCGGTGAACACCAGACACACTCCCCCGAACCCGCCCGCGAAGAAATTCTTCAACGGGCTGATCTGCTGTTGCTTCGACATCTTTATTTACGAACACCCGATATTAATCCAATGGACGAAACGACATGTATTTCCAGAGGAGGCGAGTGAAAGTCGAGTCCCTGAGCGAGTCACTGTCACCTCCGAAAATGTGCACAACAGCTTGCTCGGGAGGACCGACCTTTACCCCAGACAGACGGTCGGACATATTAAactgtgacacacacaaacagcgaCCGGGCTGGAAACAGGAAATACGGCGGAGTCCGGGTGGGGGGACACCTTTGAAGTGAACACACAGCAATAATAATTTAGAAAGTTGAGCCAATAAAGTCAGCCTGCGAACTTGGGCAAGCGgtttcatgttgttgttttttattagagTCCTTCATTTCTCCTTTCAAAATAATGTTACTGACAGAAGTAATGTTTAGTTGATATCAGTAATAACATTTTTGATATTAACAATTGAGTTGTCGATGTCCTCAATGTAATATTTCATTTGATGTAAGGAATGGCTGATTGGACGCATGTTGAGCGTCTCTCGTTGGGATGCGTTGTTCTTTCAGCCTTCCCCGGGGACGATGCTCTTCTGTCTGATTGCTCTCCTCTCCACTCGCACTGTCGGGGTTGTAGTATTATAACGCTGTAACGCGCAGGCGCGGCGACTGTTATAAAGCAACACATTTTTAGATCATCGTCACTTTGCAGTGCAGTATTTTAAGTGATTTCAGATGTTTGTATTGTAGCGGGTTTGTGGAGACTCTCTGCTGTGCCGTTTCTCTGTCCCGCGTCTTTAATGCGTGTGAATGTTTAATCAGGACTTTATAAAT encodes:
- the LOC117963545 gene encoding mitochondrial carnitine/acylcarnitine carrier protein-like, whose product is MSKQQQISPLKNFFAGGFGGVCLVFTGHPLDTIKVRLQTQPKPAPGQPLLYSGTFDCFKKTLIKEGVSGLYRGMVAPIIGVTPMFAVCFFGFGLGKKLQQRSPDDVLSYPQLFVAGMLSGVFTTVIMAPGERIKCLLQIQAASGELKYTGPMDCVKQLYRESGVRGIYKGTVLTLMRDVPASGMYFMTYTWLKDILTPEGKSPSDLSVPSVLFAGGMAGIFNWAVAIPPDVLKSRFQTAPEGKYPNGFRDVLRELIREEGIGSLYKGFTAVMLRAFPANAACFLGFEVALKFLNWIAPNM